The Mangrovivirga cuniculi genomic sequence AGGAAGGAGCTTTCCCTCTTCCGGGATTAGCAGGAATTGATGGCTTACAGGAAAAAGGAGCAATGTTTTGCGTATGCAATATGGCTTATAAAGTTTATAGTGGTATTATTTCTAAAGATATGGGCATGACCCAGGAAGAGGTTTACAATGACTTTAAAAACGGGAAATTACCTGACATTCATATAGCTCCTTCAGGAGTCTGGGTACTTGGCCGCCTGCCTGAAAATAATATTGCATATATAGACAGCAGTGTGGGGTAATCCACTTATTCTAACTAATTAAAAGATGAAAAAAATGATCTTAGTGATAGCAGGGTTGTTCATTTGCACCCTGCTATTTGCCCAAAGCGAACCGGTCAATATTGTATTTGATGTGACCGGGAAAGACAAGCAACTGCATGAAAAAACTATCCGGCATGTTAAAGGAATGTCAAAAGCCTATCCTGATGCTAAATTTCAGGTTGTCGTTTACAGTGGTGCTCTTGACATGTATTTAAAAGATAAGTCCACAGTGAAATCTGATATTGAATCATTAGTAAAAAACCCAAATGTGAGTTTTAAAGTTTGTGAACAAACGATGAAGAGACATAATAAATCAAAATCAGATTTGATTTCGGGAATAGAACCGGTACCGGATGGAATACTCGAAATAGTAAATAAACAAAAACAAGGTTGGGGCTATATAAAAGAAAGTTATTAAAATCTCTAAAACCACCATAAATTAGATGGTGGTTTTTTATGCCCTCGTCAATCCTTCAATATATTAAACTACATTTAATTACTTCAAAGATCCTTGTAGAATGTAAATCAGTTATCAGAAGATATTTTGAAAACCAGCATATTACAATTTAATCGGTTATCAATTCTTAATATAACTAGGAATTAGAGGGAGGATTCTTTTGGATTATATATTAAAAATTAATCGAATTTAAGTATCTCAAAAAACGATCTTTAATACTGTTTTAGGTAATAAGAAATATTTATTATAATTTAAATTTAATAGACCAATTCTGCTTAAAAGAGAATTGTATTTTTGCTACTGCTAAAAACAGTCACAAATGAAAGTGAAAATCCGCCCCGAAACTCAAAATGACTATGAATGCGTATCGCAGGTAATCTCTGCGGCTTTCAAAAACGAACCTGAAAGTAATCATGATGAAGAATACCTCGTTGAAAGGTTACGAATGACTAGTAACTATGTACCCGATCTTGCATTAGTTGCTGAAGTTAAAGATAAAATCATCGGATTTATTCTATTGATAAAAATCAATATCGTAACTGATGATCAAATTATAGGAGCCTTGGCTATGGCACCCGTTTGTGTGCTTCCTAAATTTCAAAATAAAGGTATCGGAGAAAAACTAATTAACGAAGCTCATTCCAGAGCAGAAAAAAACAATTACCCGGCCATAGTACTTGTCGGTCATGAAGATTATTATCCCCGGTTTGGTTACAAGCCAATGAGTGATTTTAATTTAAAAACAACATTTAACATACCTGCTAAAAACTGCATGGCAATAGAACTTACCCCAGGATCGTTGTCAAATATCAGAGGCACAGTGGTTTACCCCAAAGCTTTTTTTGATTAGAATAATTATTGGCATTCTTAAAATAATTCAAAATTTAATTTTAGCAACTATTGATATAACAATTTAAAAAGTTGATAGTATTGTTAATATTATATTTTATAACAAAAAATTACTATTTAAAAAGGTAACCCCATCAGTAAGAAAATAGATAAGTTTTATATATAATTTTTTCGATAAAACGGAAAAAACTGGCTATGAAGCCAAATAAATCCAAGATTGTATTTGAAAATTCATAATCTAACCTTTATATTTGAAGTGATGTTAATTGAATTATTTTACATTATTCAAATTCATTACATTCTTTTTTAAAAATTACTGCTAAACCACAATATGAAAATTTTATCGATCGCATTTTTCTCTGTTTTGTTATATTTTTCTTCTTTTAGCCAAACACGAACAGAGATTTCCGGAAAATGGATAGTTGAAAAAGCTGAGCTCCCTGTTAAACCTAACATGACCGAAGATCAAAAAGAAATGATGGATCTGATTCTTACAGAATTCAGCAGATCATCATTTGAATTTGACTCTAAGCAACAGGCTAATTTTAATATCAGGCTTTCTGATTACTATATTTATAATGCCTTTTGGGTATACAATAAAGAATCAAGAACGATTGCCATCAGAGATAAGAAAACGAAATCTGTTTTAATGCAGTTATTTGTGAGACCGGTTTTTGGTAATACAATGAAATTTTATGTACAAGATACTCCATTCGTATTAACTGTTAAGAAGGTCAGTGATCTGGACGAAATAAAATATTCATATAAATCAAAAGATAACAGAAAATTTGCTGTGAACCCCTAATTATTTTTTATCAAGTGGTTTAGATAAAATTTAACTCTTCTCAATAACATAAAAAAGGCAAGTAGGTACTTGTCTTTTTTATGCTTTAATAATTAAAAGTTTGTAAATTATTATAACTGTTTTTTTAATTGGGGAAACCCTAATTGTTATATAGACCGATAGCTAATCATATGAGATATAATATAATCACCCTCTTAATATTTTGTCTCTCTTGTTCCTCTCCAGATACATCCTCTGATAATTCTGATATTAAAAATGAATCAATAATAGATTCTGATCCTTTACCATCATGGCATGATAATAAGATTAAAAAAGATATAATTTCTTTTGTGAAAAACTCAGTAGAAGAAGACTCATCAGGCTTTATAAAAGAAGAAAACAGAATTGCCACTTTTGATAATGATGGCACTCTATGGTCAGAAAAACCGTTTTATTTTCAATTATTTTTTGCTCTGGATAGAATAAAATCCTTAACAAAAGAAGAGCCTGAACTATCTAATGATACTTTAGTTCAGAAATTACTAAGTGAAAACCCTAAAATATTATCTTCATTAACTCATGAAGATCTTATAGAGATAATAATGAAGACGCATTCAGGCATGACAACGGAAGAATTTGAAAAGATTGTATCTGAATGGATCAGAGCAAGTAAACACCCCAGGTTTAATAAACCATTTAATGAAATAATTTTTCAACCGATGCTCGAACTGATTGATTATTTAAATGACAATAACTTTAAAGTCTATATAGTTTCCGGAGGTGGTGTTGAATTTATGAGACCTTGGGTAGAAGAGACCTATGGAATTCCCAAAGAACAGGTAATAGGTAGCTCTATAAAAACTCGTTTTGGAATTATCGATCAAAAACCAGTCTTAGAAAGATTACCGGAAATTGATTTTATAAATGATAAGGAGGGAAAACCTATTGCTATAAACAGGGTAATCGGAAAAAAACCTGTATTCTCTGCAGGTAATTCTGATGGAGATCTTCAAATGATGCAATGGACTGACTCAAATAATGAAAGTTTCATTTTATACGTACATCATACTGACGGGAAAAGGGAATGGGAATATGACCGGAAGTCTTCAGTTGGAAGATTTGATAAGGCACTCGATATAGCAAAAACTAACGATTGGAACATTGTTGATATGAAAAATGACTGGAAAGTGATCTACCCTTTTAAGCATTAATAAGAATGGTTCATTGTGGCTAGGATTTAATTAAAAGGTTCTTTTAACATATCCGGAAACGTATTAACTAAATACCATTTATTAGTTTATAAAACTTAATTCGGTATTAGCTCCAGGTAAAAAACCATGTACTCACTTAATTATATTTAGGATGGTAAGCTATTTTAAATTTACAATTTTATTATTCATTTCATCTTCACTTTCAATATCCGGCCAACACGATGAAGAAAGAAAAGCTCAGCCAGAAAACTTACAACATCATGTTTACCACAATAAACTAGGCATTGGTCTGGGGCATACCCATGTATCAAGAGGGAGAAATATGGATGGCATCAAATGGCTTGCACTACCTTCATTTGCATTGATATACGATTATCATTTCAATCAAAGATGGAGCTTAGGAATTCATGTAGATATAATTGTTGAAAATTTTGAAGTTGAAACTAATCTTCGTAGCGATAATGAAAATGAAATAATTAAAAGAAACCGCCCTATCGCTCCGGCGTTAATGGCTACATATAAATTCACCAATCACAGTAGTTTAGTTTTTGGAGGGGGATTTGAATATGCACCAGAAGAAACACTTTCAATTTTCAGGGTAGGATATGAGTGGAGTACTCACCTGAATGAAAAATGGGAACTAGCTATTCCATTTACCTATGATTTTCGAATAGATGCTTACGATAGCTGGACACTATCTTTAATCATCGCCAGAATGTGGTAGGTTGAATTCTAAACTTAATAAATAAAATCCATGGATAAATATAGATTCTCTCACTGCTCAACCATTATTCCAGTTACCAATATGGAATCTTCCTTATTTTTTTATACGGATAAACTTAATTTCAATATTGAATTCACATGGGAAAATCCAGTAAGTTACGCCATCCTTTCAGCTGGAGACAATATAAACATACATCTCAGTTTAAGAGAGGGGCAAACGAAAGAGATCCCTTCTCCAGTACTTTATATATTTATTTCAAATATCGATAACTTCTACAATGAGTTAAAAGAAAAAAAACTTCATTTTCATAACCCCTTAGGAAACCGGGATTATAAAATGAGAGATTTTGATGTAGTTGACCCCGATCAAAACATCATAACTTTTGGAGAAGGGATTTAATTATGAATTATCAATCACCGTATTTCTTAATTCTATTTATTTCTGGCATAGTTATGATAGCTATGGGAATTACCCTTAAAAAATGGCCTCCTAAAAACCCCAATTGGGCATTTGGCTACCGATCTAAATCTGCTATAAAATCTCAGGAAAGATGGGATTTTGCACAATCATATTCAGCAAAAATTTTAACTAATACAGGTTTGATAACTATTTGTTTAGCTATTGCATCCTTGTTCCTGAATATCTCTGAAACAGGAGGACTCTTCCTGGCACTGGGATATTTATTCATTATTTTCTTAGTTGTTTACTTTAAAACTGAAGCAGCAATAAAAGATAAATTTCCACCCTATTACTAAATTATAAAATGACATTTTCTAATCTCAAATACTATTGCTTCTTATTTCTATTCCTTCTCGGATGTTCAGATAAAAAAATAATAACAATCAGGAAAATAATAATTCTGTTGAAGATAAAAATCTGATTGGTTTTGAAGCTACTGGAAATAACCCTACCTGGGATCTGAAAATAGATTTAGAAGACAGTATTAAGTTCGAAACTAATGACGAAAATAAACTCTCAATAAGTTTTCCTGTAGGAAATACTATTCGCCCTCAGGACATCAATGCCATAACTTTTCGATCTGAAAATAAAAATTATCAAATAGACATAATGGTCATTGACAGAAGTTGTGATGATAATATGCCTGGAAATAAATTTGAATATGCAGTAAAAATCACTCTTGATATAAAAGATAGTGACGAAGTTATGTCATATTCCGGTTGTGGCAAGTATATAGGTACAGCCACATTAAACGGTGTATGGCAATTAAATAAGATTAATGAGAAATCTGTCGACAACCCTCCTAAGCCTCCAAACATCCAGTTTAGGTTTGAAGAAAGAAATATTTCTGGATTCACTGGTTGCAACCGGTTTAAAGGTAATGTTGAATTCTCAGATAATTCGATTAAGACAACACAATTTTCTGTGACAAACCTTGCTTGTAAATTGAATGATATTGAAAAAGAATTTTTGAATTCAATAGCTGAAAAAAAACTCAATTATCTGATAACTGGAGATACCCTTACATTATGGACAGCTGAAGATAATTTGGTTTTCATCAGGCTTTAATTATCCTATAATTATTTTTTATATTATTTTTTGAATCTACTCATTTATGTAACAAGAATTGATTTATTCTTGCGTCTTGTGATTCGACTATTTAAGAAACTGAACTATCTTTAAAAGATAAAATCTATCGTTTCAATATTAGTTTTACCCATTAATAAGGTTCTATTCTTTGAAGGAAAACATTATTCAAGACCTTATTCAAAACCTGGGTTAGAATCTGTAATCTAATAATATCCTGTTAATCAATTTATGCCTCCCATTGAATTCGAACATAATACATTTGACCAATGAGGATAAGTGATTATACGAATCATAAAAAGAATTCAATTAAAAAAATCACATGTAAGTTGCCGTTGAGACAATCCTGTATTTACTTGCGACTTCATTTTTAAACCTTAATATTTTTTTATGAGAATTTCATTTTTTCTTTCAACTATTTTAGGCTTGTTAATTTTGATTTCATGCTCAGATGAAGAAGCTGAGCCATTAAATGCAAATTTCGAAGTAACAGCTGAGGGCGATGCTCCAAATGCCAGTGTAACAATCACTAACTCATCAACAGGTGCATCCTCATATGAGTGGACTTTTTCCGAAGGAGCAGGTATGGAGACTTCCACCATGGCAAATCCTGGTACTTTAACAATTGAAAAAGCAGGTACATTTACAATTACGCTTAAAGCTATGAATGGCGGAGAAGTTAAAGAGCATACTGAAACTTTAACTATAAACGGAAACACAGCTATTTCAACGTACACTGACCTTGAATTTGCTACTGCTCCGGAAGATCCTACTTACGGAAGATACTTTTCATTTAACACTGAACAAATGTATCTTGAATCTGAAATTACAGAGGAAAACGGCAGTGATATTCATATTGCTTTCACTTCATATGAAAACGTAATGTATTTTTTTGAATCACCGGATGCTGAAAAATATGCCATCCCGGGTGCACCGGTTACAGAATTTGAAAACACAAACGAAGATATCACTGTTGAGCAGTTCGATAACATGACTGATGATGAGTTAATAGATCCCTTAACCATCACAGAAACAAATGATTCATTTGGAAATAGCGGAATCCCTGGCACAGTACTTTTCAAGCTATCTGATGGCAGAAAAGGAGTTATTCGTACAAAAGCAGTTAATGCAGACAGACTTTTAGTCGATATCAAAGTACAGAAATATTAATTACCAATTCACAGGGCAATGCCCTGTGAATTTCTTCTTCGTTACAATTCCCCGAAGCTTATTCAATCCTACATTAAACCTGCCACCAAACAAGGTATAGCTTCAATTCAATATAAATAGACCCTGTTTAAATACCTTGAACAAAAACTAAATCAGCTTATCCCGAAACTACAATTTTAGTAATTCCTACTACTCTTCTTAGATATATTTATCGCAACTAATTTCCCTGAATTAATTATCTGAATACCCTAATTTCGATCTTTGGAAAATCATATGTACAAATTTTGCTAGAATGTTACTTGCAACTCAACTCAATTTATTTATTAAAATGAATTCAATTTCCTGTTACTTTATTTGAATCTTCTCATTTATAAGACAGAAATTAAATTATTCTCTTCAGTAAATACTCGATTATTAAGCTATGCTTAAAAGCACAAAAATAATATTGGCGATATCAATTATATTAATTACTCTATCCTGTGGAAAAAATCCAGAACCAATTCTGGAAGATGAAAAAGCAGATATTGGAAAATATCCAGCAAATCAACTTATCTCTTCTCTGGATTTGGACGTGCTAAAAATATATGATCTCTGGGGATATATAGATCCTGCTACTAATAATAAATATATTCTGGCAGGATACATAGATATTACAACAGGCGGGATTGTAATAATTGATGTGACTGATCCGTATAATCCAACCAAAAAAGCTTTTTCAACGGGTTCCCAGGTCCTGGATATTAAAACATATGATCATTACGCCTATATTACAACAGGTAATAATTTTACTCCTTCTTACATTATAGACCTTAAAGACATTAATAACCCCCAAATAGTCAACGAAATTCCTGAATCCCATAATATTTTTATCGTAGATGATCTTCTTATGCTTACTGATTCAGGAACTAGAATTTATGATATCTCAAGCGATCCGGCTAATCCCATTCCAATATGGGGCGACAGCCTATATTCGGGACATGACCTTATGGCTACAGATCAATACCTTTATGATTTTCATACTTCTAAAACTATTATTTATTCTCGCATATCAGATTCAGAATATAAATTGTTAAGCGAGATTAAAGGCGCTTCAGTAATGAATTTTCATCACAGCGGATGGGTGACCGATGATGAAAACTTCCTGTTCATTTGTGATGAATTTGCTGGAAGGGAAGGTAATGAGAAGCAAGACATTACGATATGGGATATTTCTGACAAGACTAGCCCTGAATACATAACCTCCATTAATGATAATACATCTACTGTACATAATATTCAGATCCAAGGAGAATACGCTTATGTTTCATATTACACAGCTGGATATAAAGTTTTTAATATTAGTAATCCGGCTTCACCAAAACTAATTTATGAATACGATACTAATCCAGAGGCTCAGGATAACATGCTTTTCGATGGAGCATTTGGGGTTTACACTCTATTTAATGATGGCAAAGTTTATGTGAGCGATATGCAAAATGGACTATTTATCTTTGGAAACAGATTCCAGACTAAACCTGAATGATTTACTTTCTATCTGAAATGTCATTTTAATAAATTCACTGAAACTTATTGATGAGTATCTCAAAAAAAATTAGTCAATAGAATGTTCATCTCTGCAATATTTCATCTCTGCAATATAAGGTGCATAGTTTCGCTAAAGTTTATAATTGACTAAGAGTATTATCTATCAATATTGTAATTTTACTCAATGAAGGATTATTCATTAATAAAAAACAGAATTCATCAATATTGCCTGGATCAGATAAATGACAAAATTGTTTTGAGTGAGGCCGGAATGAGAGAAGCCCAGGAGTCGGCTAATAATGAAACTAAAAGCAGCGCCGGAGATAAATACGAAACAGGAAGAGCAATGGCTCAGATTGAAAAGGACAAATATGCAGCTCAACTAGCTGAAGCAAAAAAATTGTTTAAAGTTATCGATAATCTCGATCCAAAAAAGAAACACGACAAAGTGGAACCAGGAGCATTAGTAATTACTGATTCCGGCAATTACTACATTTCTGTTAGTGTCGGGAAAATTATCATTAATGGAAATCAATATTTTGCTATATCTCCTTTAACACCCCTGGCAAAAGCAATTATAGATAAGGAAAGTGGAGAAACAGGTATATTCAGAGGGAAAGAGATTAAAATTAATAAGATTATCTAAAAGACTTTTTTAAAACCTTGATTGACATATAAGGAAGCTGAATTTTAACGTTATTTCTGAAATAAATACAATTTGCAAAGCAGTTTTTCTCACTTTTTAATTAGATTTATATTTTTCAATCAATAACATAATCCATTCATGAGTAAAAATTTATTATTATTGATCATCCCTATTTTAGTTTTTATTTCCTGCTCGGAGGATGAAGAGGAAGTTAAACCTATTTATGATCATCAACCAAACGAACTTGCAGGCAGACTTGAATTTTCAAATTCATTGAAAGACATTTGGGCATTTGATTCTCCCAGTAGAAATCGTGAATATATTTTAGTCGGATATTATGGCGAACAAAATAGTGATGGAATTCACATTGTCGACCCATTTGATATTGAGAACCCTAAACTAATTGGATCTGTTCCTGGTGTAGGAGGATTTGATATTAAAACTTATGGTAATTATGCTTACTCGGTTTTTGGAAGCAATAGCTATCCTGGTTTTGTTATCGACTTAACAGATCCGGCAAGTCCACGTGTTGTAAATGAATTTACAGGTGCTCACAATATATACACCACAGAAAGTGGGTTATTAATTACAAATGCTCCTGGATTAAAAATTTACGACATTGCATCTGACCCTACTAATCCGTCTTTACTTTGGTCTGATAATAAAGAAGGAGGGCACGAAACTCACGTGAGAGATAATATTCTATATGATTTCCACGGAACACTTGGAACTATTATTTATGATATAACCGATCCGGCAAATCCGGATTCTCTTTCTACAATAACTAATTCTGATGTAGTATATCATCATAGTGGATGGACAAATGCCGATCAAACAGTCCTGATTTTGTGTGATGAACTATCATTCAGATCAGACCCATCAGGAGCTGACTTTTATGTTTATGATATCTCTGATAAAACTAATCCGGTATTCCTGACTTCAGTAAGCAACGAATCATCTATACTACATAACGTTCATATTGTTGGAGACTATGCATATTTCGCACATTATACAGCAGGATATAAAGTTTATGACATTTCTAATCCTGAAAACCCTGCCATAGAATTCGAATATGATACCGCCCCAAATCAAACAGGAGAAAATTTCAACGGAGCCTGGGGAGTTTATGGAATTTCTGAAAGTGGTTATAAATATATTAGCGATATAAGTAACGGTCTTTTTATTTTTAAAGGAGCCGAATAATCATATTACAAAATCAAAAAAAGGCGACAGAATTGTCGCCTTTTTTTATGCCTGAATTTTTGGTGATACCTTTTTCCAGGATTTGATATAAACTTCTTTTCACGGAAATTATTCAAAATAATAGAGTCAGTTGCCAACAAAATCTTATTTAAAAATCAATTATATTTTTAAAATTTAATTTTAATTACTACAATTGTAGTATCAAAACTACAAAAGTAAAAACTAAACTATAATTGTGGATAATAAACAATTAAATAAATCAGAGCTTCAGATAATGAAATATCTGTGGAAAATTGAAAAAGGTTTTTTAAAAGATATTGTTGATCAGTTTCCCCAACCCGGACCTGCTTATACTACCATATCGACTCTCATAAGCAGAATGGTCAATAAAAACTATATAGGATATACAAAGATGGGCCGTGATAAGGAGTATTATCCGATAATTAAAAAGAACGATTATTTCAAAACGCAAATCAAATCCATCGTTTCAGACTTCTTTAATAATTCCTCATCTCAATTTGCCTCTTTCTTTACTAAAAATTCTGATTTATCAATGGAGGAATTAAAAGAGCTTGAAGAAATGATTCAAAAACAAATCAAAAAAAAGAAAAAATAAGATGGCCGATTATCTAGTATATTCTACTCTTTGTACGGTGGTCACATATTTGACTTATAAATACATATTAAAAGAAACCAGACTTTTTACTTTTAACAGGTTTTTCTTATTAGCTGGCACTTTAGTTTGTTTAATAGCACCACTCCTGGAGTTTAGTTGGGGGAACATTTATAATTCAGCTCCAAAAATTGAAATTTCTCAACTAATTAGTAGTGAAATTGAAATTGAGAACCTTGATCAAAATACAATCAGTTATATTAATCCAGAGACTCCACTCATTATTTATTTGATCAGCATTTCCTATATTATAATAAGTAACATATTCATATTCAGGTATTTCAGAAACATTAACTCTATAATTAAAAGTATAAATAGTTCCACACGAATTAAAAAGAAAGATTATTACTATTTACATACTAGTAACTATCAGAAATATTCCTATAGCTTTTTTCGAACTATCATTATTCCCTTTAAGTATCTAAAAAATAAAAAGCTTTCTGATATATTAATTAAGCATGAATCAACTCATGCACGTCAATTACATACGCTTGACATCCTATTGATTGAATTTATAAAATGCTTTTTTTGGTTTAACCCTATTATTTGGTTTCTGAAAAATGAAATATCTGAAAACCATGAATTTATTGCCGATAAAAATGTCATCAATCAAAATATTAATCCAACTGATTATATAAGCCAGATTTTACGAAGTATGTATAATTCAGGAACCGGATTAACAAGTGGGTTTAGCTTAGTAACAACTAAAAACAGATTAAATATGTTAACAGCCAACAATTATTCAAAAAGAAAAAAGTGGATCAGATTAGCACTTGGATTAATAGTGACACTCTTCGCATTTTCCTTTACATCTTTCAATCCGGATGATATAAATAACGATCCATTCATTGTGATAATAGATGCCGGCCATGGGGGTAAAGATCCTGGTTCACCTTCGGAGAAAGATATTAACCTTATGATTTCAAAAGAAATTCTAAATCAGAGCCAAAATACAAATATTAAGATCATCCTGACACGAGATAGTGATGAATATATTTCTCTCTCCGACCGAGTTACTTTCATCAACAATCAAAAAGCTGATATGTTTTTAAGTATTCATTGCAACAATTCGTTAGATCCGGAAAAAAATGGGCCAGAAGGATATTTTTCAGATAAAAACGAATATCATAACCTATCGAAAAAAGCGACTGAGATAGTAGTATCTGAACAAGTGAACGAGTTTAATAAGAAGGGTAAAATTAAAACTGCAGGATTTAAGATACTAAAAGAGATAAATAAACCGGGAGTTCTTTTGGAGCTGGGATATATGTCAAACAAAGAGGATTCTGAATTCTTATTAAACTCTGGTAATCACAAAAATATCGCTGATAACATTCTCAAATCATTAAATAAAATTGAAAAACAAATGAGATAAAGGCTAGCATTATCAATTTTAAGAAGGGGCATCCTTGGATGCCCTTTTTTAATTCCACTGAAAAATAACGATATTAGCTGCCTAATTATCATCTATGAAGCCAGAAATAAAGAGTTTATCAGCTAAAACACTCCTGGGTTTAAAAACCAAAATGTCAATAGCCAATAATAGCACAGGTGAATTATGGGCCAGGTTTATCCCATTGAGCAAAGAAATCAAAAATAAAGTTTCATCAGATAAAATTTCACTTCAAATATACCCTAAGGATTTTTTTAAAAATTTTTCTCCTGTAACTGATTTTGAAAAATGGGCAGGTGTATTTGTTGAGGGTAAGAATGTATGGAATAAAGAACTTGATGTACTCGAGATTCCGGAAGGAAAGTATGCAGTATTCAATTACAAAGGTCTTGCTGGTGACTCAAAAATATTTCAATACATTTATGGAGAATGGCTACCTCAGTCGGGTTTTAATTTAGACCAACGTCCTCATTTTGAAGTTTTAGGTGAAAATTATAGCAATACATCCCCTGATTCAGAAGAAGAAATCTGGATTCCAATTAAATAAAAATTGATTCTAATTATTATAAGAACATAAATTTTTCAATGTGATGATCAATAGACTTTTTTTTGCATTCTCGATTATCTTATTTTTTAGTTGCAATAATAACGACCCTGTTGGCCAATGGGAAATTCATGCTATATATGATCACAAAGGC encodes the following:
- a CDS encoding GyrI-like domain-containing protein, translated to MKPEIKSLSAKTLLGLKTKMSIANNSTGELWARFIPLSKEIKNKVSSDKISLQIYPKDFFKNFSPVTDFEKWAGVFVEGKNVWNKELDVLEIPEGKYAVFNYKGLAGDSKIFQYIYGEWLPQSGFNLDQRPHFEVLGENYSNTSPDSEEEIWIPIK
- a CDS encoding N-acetylmuramoyl-L-alanine amidase, coding for MADYLVYSTLCTVVTYLTYKYILKETRLFTFNRFFLLAGTLVCLIAPLLEFSWGNIYNSAPKIEISQLISSEIEIENLDQNTISYINPETPLIIYLISISYIIISNIFIFRYFRNINSIIKSINSSTRIKKKDYYYLHTSNYQKYSYSFFRTIIIPFKYLKNKKLSDILIKHESTHARQLHTLDILLIEFIKCFFWFNPIIWFLKNEISENHEFIADKNVINQNINPTDYISQILRSMYNSGTGLTSGFSLVTTKNRLNMLTANNYSKRKKWIRLALGLIVTLFAFSFTSFNPDDINNDPFIVIIDAGHGGKDPGSPSEKDINLMISKEILNQSQNTNIKIILTRDSDEYISLSDRVTFINNQKADMFLSIHCNNSLDPEKNGPEGYFSDKNEYHNLSKKATEIVVSEQVNEFNKKGKIKTAGFKILKEINKPGVLLELGYMSNKEDSEFLLNSGNHKNIADNILKSLNKIEKQMR